The Peromyscus eremicus chromosome 8b, PerEre_H2_v1, whole genome shotgun sequence genome contains a region encoding:
- the LOC131918373 gene encoding small ubiquitin-related modifier 2-A-like has product MLSEGAKTENSDHIHVKVAGDGSLVLYEVKRQTVSEPVKACCEAQGLSVRQIGFQLDGQPIGETDTPAQLEAEDANMTDVFQGQTGSAY; this is encoded by the coding sequence GAAGGAGCCAAGACCGAGAACAGCGATCATATACATGTGAAAGTGGCGGGCGATGGTTCTTTGGTGCTTTATGAGGTCAAGAGGCAGACTGTTAGTGAGCCAGTAAAAGCCTGTTGTGAAGCACAGGGTTTGTCTGTGAGGCAGATTGGATTCCAGCTTGATGGGCAACCAATCGGTGAAACAGACACACCTGCACAGCTGGAAGCAGAGGATGCAAATATGACAGATGTGTTCCAGGGACAGACAGGAAGTGCCTACTAG